A single Acidobacteriota bacterium DNA region contains:
- the acs gene encoding acetate--CoA ligase, which yields MSDSQAIENLLNENRIFEPSDEFSAQANATAEIYDEAESDYKAWWHKQALERITWFKEPTVVLDDSNPPFFKWFSDGELNLSYNCLDRHLETQGDKVAYHWVGEPGDTRTITYSELHGLVSKFANGLRSLGVEKGDRVALYMGMIPELAISMLACARIGAVHSVVFGGFSSEALASRIQDSQVKVVVTADGAWRRGSVVPLKPATDVAVARCPSVEKVIVVKRCNNDVEMTDKDVWYDDLMSAASDECPPVHLNAEDPLYILYTSGTTGSPKGIVHTQGGYLTGIITTHHYVFDIKPDSIYWCAADIGWVTGHSYIVYGPLANGVTSVMYEGAPNHPDLDRLWRIIDEYKVTIFYTAPTAIRAFMKWGDEYPARHDLSSLKVLGTVGEPINPEAWIWYHEHIGGERCPIVDTWWQTETGAIMITPLPGAVATKPGSATRPFPGIDAVVVNDDGEVVPTGSGGFLAIRRPWPSMLRTIYGDDQRYIDTYWSRFEGMYFPGDGVKTDSDGYYWLLGRVDDVMLIAGHNISTTEVESALVYHPAVAEAAVVGRKDPISGQAIAAFVTLRDKFEGSSELIDELRNTVAERIGAIAKPQSIVFTNDLPKTRSGKIMRRLLRDISEHRQLGDVTTLANADIVAEIAEMAAVTDED from the coding sequence ATGTCGGATAGCCAAGCGATTGAGAATCTTCTCAACGAGAACCGCATCTTTGAGCCCTCTGATGAGTTTTCTGCTCAGGCCAACGCAACCGCTGAGATCTACGACGAGGCCGAGTCGGACTACAAGGCGTGGTGGCATAAACAGGCGCTCGAGCGCATCACCTGGTTCAAGGAGCCGACGGTCGTTCTCGACGACTCGAACCCTCCGTTTTTCAAGTGGTTCAGCGATGGTGAGCTGAACCTGTCCTATAACTGTTTGGATCGACACCTTGAGACGCAAGGGGACAAAGTCGCCTATCACTGGGTCGGTGAGCCTGGTGACACACGTACCATCACCTACAGCGAGTTGCACGGGTTGGTTTCCAAGTTCGCCAACGGCCTAAGGTCCCTCGGTGTCGAAAAGGGCGACCGGGTAGCGCTCTACATGGGGATGATCCCCGAGCTTGCGATCTCGATGCTCGCCTGCGCCAGGATCGGCGCTGTCCATTCGGTCGTGTTCGGTGGCTTTTCGTCCGAGGCGTTGGCCAGTCGGATCCAGGACTCGCAGGTGAAGGTCGTCGTGACAGCCGACGGCGCATGGCGGCGCGGGTCGGTCGTGCCGCTCAAACCGGCTACCGACGTCGCGGTCGCTCGTTGCCCGTCTGTCGAAAAGGTAATCGTGGTCAAGCGGTGCAACAACGACGTCGAGATGACCGACAAGGACGTCTGGTACGACGACTTGATGTCGGCCGCCAGCGACGAATGCCCACCCGTCCATCTCAACGCCGAGGACCCTCTCTACATCCTCTACACGTCTGGTACGACCGGTTCGCCGAAAGGGATTGTGCATACCCAAGGCGGGTACCTCACCGGGATCATCACAACACATCACTACGTATTCGACATCAAACCGGACAGCATCTACTGGTGTGCCGCCGACATTGGTTGGGTCACCGGCCACAGCTACATCGTGTACGGGCCGCTTGCGAACGGTGTTACCAGCGTCATGTACGAGGGTGCGCCGAACCACCCCGACCTTGACCGTCTTTGGCGGATCATTGACGAGTACAAGGTGACGATCTTCTACACGGCGCCTACAGCGATCCGTGCATTCATGAAATGGGGCGACGAATACCCCGCCCGTCATGACCTCTCCTCGCTCAAGGTGCTCGGCACGGTCGGCGAACCAATCAACCCCGAGGCGTGGATCTGGTACCACGAGCACATCGGCGGTGAGAGGTGCCCGATCGTTGATACCTGGTGGCAGACCGAAACGGGCGCAATCATGATCACCCCACTCCCAGGCGCGGTGGCCACCAAACCGGGATCAGCGACTAGGCCATTCCCAGGGATCGACGCTGTGGTCGTAAACGACGATGGTGAGGTTGTGCCAACGGGTAGCGGCGGGTTCCTAGCGATCCGACGCCCGTGGCCGTCCATGCTGCGCACCATCTACGGCGACGACCAGCGTTACATCGACACTTATTGGTCACGGTTTGAAGGCATGTACTTCCCCGGTGACGGCGTCAAGACCGACAGCGACGGCTACTACTGGCTGCTTGGCCGCGTCGACGATGTAATGCTCATTGCAGGCCACAACATTTCGACGACCGAGGTCGAGTCCGCGCTGGTGTATCATCCGGCCGTTGCCGAGGCCGCGGTTGTCGGTCGTAAGGATCCGATTTCGGGTCAGGCGATTGCCGCGTTTGTGACGCTGCGCGACAAGTTCGAAGGTTCTTCCGAATTGATCGACGAGCTGAGAAACACCGTCGCAGAGCGCATCGGGGCGATAGCCAAACCGCAGAGCATCGTATTTACGAACGATCTCCCCAAGACCCGCTCTGGGAAAATCATGCGCCGTTTGCTGCGTGACATTTCGGAACACCGCCAGCTTGGTGACGTCACGACGTTGGCAAACGCCGACATCGTTGCC